A stretch of the Actinoalloteichus fjordicus genome encodes the following:
- a CDS encoding methyltransferase domain-containing protein: MTHTDTDLRQKLVADLTAAGHLIEPAWQTAFRSVPRDAFVTDFSVARPGSATLTPVAADDPDRLAHIYSDTTLITEFDSDGSPISSSTAPGLMALMLHALDIHDGHRVLEIGTGTGYNAALLSHRLGDQRVFSVDVDPGLVATARRRLAALGLTPVLAAGDGAAGLPDHAPFDRLITTCGLDHIPTAWLNQVRPGGMILINLGFVLARLTVHADGTADGPILPQQAGFMSRRPSPDAPAVPKQNATTITAAPTSTATLPPALDLPDGRALLSVSRPGLHRASRRDQQGRLVHLLTDTADGTQCQAAERDDGTVEVTGDQALWAEITAFLERWDYQGRPAPERHRVHVRSDGTHCLLEPS; the protein is encoded by the coding sequence GTGACCCACACCGATACCGACCTACGACAGAAACTCGTCGCCGATCTGACCGCCGCAGGGCACCTCATCGAGCCCGCGTGGCAGACCGCCTTCCGCAGCGTGCCACGCGATGCCTTCGTCACCGACTTCTCCGTGGCCCGTCCCGGCTCGGCCACCCTCACCCCGGTCGCGGCCGACGACCCCGACAGGCTTGCCCACATCTACAGCGACACCACACTGATCACCGAGTTCGACTCCGACGGCAGCCCGATCTCCAGCAGCACCGCCCCCGGACTGATGGCCCTCATGCTCCACGCTCTGGACATCCACGATGGCCACCGAGTCCTGGAGATCGGCACCGGAACCGGCTACAACGCCGCCCTCCTCAGCCACCGGCTCGGCGACCAACGGGTGTTCTCCGTCGACGTCGACCCCGGCCTGGTCGCCACGGCCCGACGTCGACTCGCCGCGCTCGGCCTCACCCCCGTGCTCGCCGCCGGAGACGGGGCTGCGGGCCTTCCCGACCATGCCCCATTCGACCGACTGATCACCACGTGCGGCCTCGACCACATCCCCACCGCCTGGCTGAACCAAGTCCGCCCCGGCGGGATGATCTTGATCAACCTCGGCTTCGTCCTGGCCCGCCTCACCGTGCACGCCGACGGCACCGCCGACGGACCGATCCTGCCGCAGCAGGCCGGGTTCATGTCCCGACGCCCGTCACCCGACGCGCCCGCCGTCCCGAAACAGAACGCCACCACGATCACCGCCGCGCCGACGTCGACGGCCACACTGCCGCCTGCCCTGGACCTCCCGGACGGACGGGCTCTGCTCTCCGTCTCGCGCCCAGGACTGCACCGCGCCTCACGGCGCGACCAGCAAGGACGCCTCGTCCACCTGCTCACCGACACCGCCGACGGAACGCAATGCCAGGCCGCCGAACGCGACGACGGCACGGTAGAGGTGACCGGCGATCAGGCGCTCTGGGCCGAGATCACCGCCTTCCTCGAACGCTGGGACTACCAAGGGCGCCCCGCACCGGAACGTCACCGAGTTCACGTGCGGTCTGACGGAACCCACTGCCTCCTCGAGCCCTCCTGA
- a CDS encoding MarR family winged helix-turn-helix transcriptional regulator — translation MNRLTDADRMWRLLFQLTTLLEDGVAATLSDADLSVTEYMILSSVDREFGRCSLGLLRFSVPVPENTLTATVRALQDKGLLLTDPDHQDCALTLNGRDRTRSVQRPIRSFLAQRIGHLPDDERRLFIALATRIRETPTSNPGGLPP, via the coding sequence GTGAACAGACTGACGGACGCCGATCGGATGTGGCGACTGCTGTTCCAACTCACCACCCTCCTCGAAGACGGCGTGGCGGCGACGCTGTCGGATGCCGACCTCTCCGTCACCGAGTACATGATCCTGTCCTCAGTGGACCGAGAGTTCGGCCGCTGCTCGCTGGGGCTCCTGCGCTTCTCCGTCCCCGTACCCGAGAACACCCTGACCGCCACAGTGCGCGCACTGCAGGACAAGGGCCTCCTCCTCACCGATCCCGACCACCAGGACTGCGCGCTCACCCTCAACGGCAGAGACCGCACCCGGTCCGTGCAACGCCCGATCCGCAGCTTCCTCGCCCAACGCATCGGACACCTTCCCGACGACGAACGCCGACTCTTCATCGCCCTCGCGACCCGCATCCGCGAGACACCGACCAGCAACCCCGGAGGACTCCCACCGTGA
- a CDS encoding endonuclease/exonuclease/phosphatase family protein translates to MSGVVRIGTFNYENGGLREDGRIELGPLIETIARHPVDVLMLGECPQYRRDGERPLWEATNRLSELLGGSARYLPFYSQRVGRKNHSMLLVSSDVVEPVQWHDPMVADTGYSVAGFLRARVLGVPMWLSSIHWPGGAGRAEFDRQAAILTERSVKPTIIAGDFNATSSWEKDIRPADWGAAHLERGSWWKPLQKGRYDTTSGRWVVDTAQLDYLRHDLQFRDFGELADDPTPTTHEQNCSMRIDRIMASYATPGALVPGSYQVHRPSDAEAVSDHDYVTAAWDLAPTRTAQPRTDADQLTGAGTG, encoded by the coding sequence ATGAGTGGTGTCGTCCGCATCGGTACGTTCAACTACGAGAACGGCGGGTTGCGGGAGGACGGCCGTATCGAGCTTGGTCCGTTGATCGAGACGATTGCTCGACATCCGGTGGATGTGTTGATGCTCGGGGAGTGTCCTCAGTACCGCCGTGACGGGGAGCGGCCTTTGTGGGAGGCGACCAACCGACTGTCGGAACTCCTCGGCGGCTCGGCTCGTTATCTGCCGTTCTATTCTCAGCGCGTCGGACGGAAGAACCACTCGATGCTGTTGGTGAGTTCGGATGTCGTGGAGCCCGTGCAGTGGCACGACCCGATGGTGGCCGACACCGGTTACTCGGTGGCCGGATTCCTCCGTGCTCGGGTGCTCGGCGTGCCGATGTGGTTGTCGTCGATCCACTGGCCCGGCGGCGCCGGCCGGGCCGAGTTCGACCGGCAGGCCGCGATCTTGACCGAGCGGTCGGTGAAGCCCACGATCATCGCCGGGGACTTCAACGCCACCAGCTCGTGGGAGAAGGACATCCGCCCGGCCGACTGGGGCGCCGCGCATCTCGAGCGCGGATCGTGGTGGAAGCCGCTGCAGAAGGGCCGTTACGACACCACGTCCGGGCGGTGGGTCGTCGACACCGCCCAGCTTGACTACTTGCGCCACGACCTGCAGTTCCGGGACTTCGGCGAGCTGGCCGACGATCCGACACCCACGACGCACGAGCAGAACTGTTCGATGCGCATCGACCGGATCATGGCCTCCTACGCCACTCCCGGCGCGCTCGTGCCCGGCTCGTATCAGGTGCACCGGCCGTCGGATGCCGAGGCCGTCTCCGACCACGACTACGTGACGGCGGCCTGGGACCTCGCCCCGACTCGCACCGCCCAACCCCGTACCGACGCCGATCAACTGACCGGCGCGGGCACCGGCTGA
- a CDS encoding helix-turn-helix domain-containing protein, translating into MSLGPTARRRRLGSLLTEVRTAAHRSVQDAADQLDCSEGKIRNWETGRSGIKKVELSALLDYYGAPEDVRGQLEELRREGAKRGWWSTYRLPDWFKPYVGLEQAASEVRNFEIELVPGLLQTEAYAREIHSTGRHITDPADIDKRVAARMARQQRLTAEPPLELRAVVAEAALHRRVGSADVMAEQLDHLIALSKLPNVIVQVLTYEAGTHPSMTGGFTVLSFAEPTDPDVGFADNPLGGHVIDEAADVAALNIMFDELRSLALPTQDSLRLVTTIHGEHASR; encoded by the coding sequence ATGTCGCTTGGTCCCACAGCTCGCCGACGAAGGCTCGGGTCGTTGCTCACGGAGGTGCGAACTGCGGCGCACCGCAGCGTCCAAGACGCTGCCGACCAGTTGGACTGTTCGGAAGGAAAGATCCGCAACTGGGAGACTGGCCGCTCCGGAATCAAGAAGGTCGAGCTGAGCGCCCTACTGGACTACTACGGAGCGCCTGAGGATGTCCGGGGTCAGCTCGAAGAGCTCCGACGCGAAGGCGCAAAGCGCGGATGGTGGTCGACGTACCGCCTACCTGATTGGTTCAAGCCCTATGTCGGTCTCGAACAGGCAGCGTCAGAAGTGCGGAACTTCGAGATCGAACTTGTCCCAGGGCTGCTCCAAACTGAGGCTTACGCTCGGGAGATCCACTCGACCGGTCGGCACATCACCGACCCTGCCGACATCGACAAGCGTGTTGCGGCGCGGATGGCACGACAACAACGGCTGACAGCGGAGCCGCCACTAGAGCTCCGAGCCGTCGTCGCTGAGGCCGCACTACACCGCCGCGTCGGCAGTGCCGACGTCATGGCGGAGCAGCTCGATCATCTGATCGCGCTGAGCAAGCTGCCGAACGTGATCGTCCAGGTCTTGACCTATGAAGCAGGCACCCATCCGAGCATGACTGGCGGGTTCACCGTGCTGTCGTTCGCTGAGCCGACCGACCCCGACGTCGGCTTCGCGGACAACCCGCTGGGCGGGCATGTCATCGATGAGGCAGCCGACGTAGCGGCCCTGAACATCATGTTCGATGAGCTTCGGAGTCTCGCTCTACCGACGCAGGACTCACTGCGGCTCGTGACTACGATTCATGGTGAACACGCATCCCGCTGA
- a CDS encoding DUF397 domain-containing protein: protein MARLKHWRTSSRSGNGGQCVEIGHAPGLVGIRDTKNRDGGTLVVHQAAFDALLHTLKSGRAVR from the coding sequence TTGGCACGCTTGAAGCACTGGCGAACCAGCAGCCGCAGCGGCAACGGCGGCCAGTGCGTCGAGATCGGCCACGCTCCCGGCCTCGTCGGCATCCGCGACACCAAGAACCGCGACGGCGGCACACTCGTCGTGCACCAGGCGGCCTTCGACGCGCTGCTACACACGCTCAAGAGCGGCCGGGCTGTTCGCTGA
- a CDS encoding phosphotransferase family protein encodes MPGVMTPEQLADRTSRAVAAAVAAGRDLGLTVTEPVVLHDMFSVVVHLAPAPVVVRVPVVLPPSADLDIQSARQQIELDVVAWLAEQGTPVIPPSPLVPREPVRRNGFSMTFWQLVAIDESAVPDYVDNARLVPDLHAALRDYPGELPFLSAAEPRMVRDALTDLATRPDLIDAADLDRARREWAILEPLVSSRAEFEAAFPGIDLQPIHGDAPAYNIVATTDGVLYSDFELVTLGPVEWDLAAFGPESESAYDEAARSRGLRPLDERMLRFVNAVGMSRTIACLALSPELPMLVDAVKEGVDQWRALPFAGGLTDLVGEG; translated from the coding sequence ATGCCAGGAGTCATGACGCCCGAGCAGCTTGCCGACCGCACGTCGAGGGCCGTCGCCGCCGCGGTCGCCGCAGGCCGGGACCTCGGACTCACGGTGACCGAACCGGTCGTGCTCCACGACATGTTCTCCGTCGTCGTGCACCTGGCGCCTGCTCCGGTGGTGGTCCGGGTGCCCGTCGTCCTGCCGCCCTCCGCCGATCTCGACATCCAGTCGGCGCGGCAGCAGATCGAACTCGACGTGGTGGCCTGGCTCGCGGAGCAGGGCACCCCGGTGATCCCGCCCAGCCCGCTCGTCCCGCGAGAGCCCGTGCGCCGGAACGGCTTCTCGATGACGTTCTGGCAGCTCGTCGCGATCGACGAGAGCGCAGTGCCCGACTATGTCGACAACGCGCGCCTGGTCCCCGACCTGCACGCGGCGCTGCGCGACTATCCGGGCGAGTTGCCCTTCCTGTCGGCGGCCGAACCGAGGATGGTGCGCGACGCGCTGACGGATCTGGCGACCCGGCCCGACCTCATCGACGCCGCCGATCTCGACCGCGCGCGGCGGGAGTGGGCGATCCTGGAACCACTGGTCAGCTCCCGTGCCGAGTTCGAGGCGGCCTTCCCCGGAATCGATCTTCAGCCGATCCACGGCGACGCACCCGCGTACAACATCGTCGCCACCACGGACGGCGTGCTGTACTCCGACTTCGAACTGGTCACCCTCGGGCCGGTCGAATGGGACCTGGCGGCCTTCGGGCCCGAGTCCGAGTCCGCGTACGACGAGGCCGCCCGGAGTCGGGGCCTGCGTCCGTTGGACGAGCGCATGCTGCGTTTCGTCAACGCCGTCGGCATGTCCAGGACGATCGCGTGCCTCGCGCTCTCGCCGGAGTTGCCCATGCTCGTCGATGCCGTGAAGGAGGGCGTTGACCAGTGGCGGGCCCTGCCGTTCGCAGGCGGCCTGACCGATCTGGTGGGCGAGGGCTGA
- a CDS encoding TetR/AcrR family transcriptional regulator: protein MSRPTPTPGHGMDGLDGPDATPANSLAETRRGEAGRPAPRRRTRERADAARNRARVLAAAERLFSTSRADPVTMGEIALEAGVGRATLYRRFPDPASIAVALLDEHEQALRDRLSTGEPPLGPGAPPAERLAAFYAAMIDILERHLYLVLGAEAGTARFEAWSYESWRAHVRGLLVDADAADPDATTDSLLAPIAPEVYQHQRHQQGISQQRITQALGRLARQALARR from the coding sequence ATGTCCCGGCCGACACCGACCCCTGGGCACGGCATGGACGGCCTCGACGGGCCCGATGCCACTCCCGCGAACTCCCTTGCCGAGACGAGGCGGGGTGAAGCGGGGCGTCCGGCTCCACGACGTCGGACGCGCGAGCGAGCCGACGCGGCACGCAACCGTGCTCGGGTGCTCGCCGCCGCCGAACGACTGTTCTCGACCTCCCGCGCCGACCCCGTGACCATGGGCGAGATCGCGTTGGAGGCGGGTGTCGGCCGCGCCACGCTGTACCGCAGATTTCCCGATCCGGCCTCCATCGCGGTCGCCCTGCTCGACGAGCACGAGCAGGCGCTACGAGACCGATTGTCGACCGGCGAGCCGCCGTTGGGGCCGGGTGCGCCGCCTGCCGAACGGCTGGCCGCCTTCTACGCGGCGATGATCGACATCCTGGAACGTCATCTGTACCTGGTGTTGGGCGCGGAGGCGGGCACGGCCCGCTTCGAGGCATGGTCCTACGAGTCGTGGCGGGCCCATGTGCGCGGGCTGCTCGTCGACGCCGACGCGGCAGACCCGGACGCCACGACGGACTCCCTCCTCGCCCCGATCGCCCCCGAGGTCTATCAACACCAACGACACCAGCAGGGAATCAGTCAGCAGCGGATCACCCAGGCGTTGGGACGTCTCGCCCGGCAGGCGCTGGCCAGGCGCTGA
- a CDS encoding MarR family transcriptional regulator, with product MGQDRPVRIDEERHRLIDAVERHHDDLMRGAVRVRSHPLLDSGITMQQFRVLLCLAIEGGVAGHALADQLGVSLATATGMIDRLLDRGLVSRVTDTRDRRVRRLSLTPAGVTLLDEIATAGRDHRQVLLAQLSVEELRAVERGAAALLAAAGRVPPDADLPRTAPAHRGGGLIRGRPEPSSPRHGAVGVGVPAPADGEVQLWWATTADVGATATGLLDVEETGRYHALRRAEDRRRYLLGRALVRTLLAVHTGLPAGELRFARHCGHCGGPHGKPRAVGPGSGLEFSLAYAGEWAVVALSTSAPIGIDAEPPRSGRQWGPLMDSALAPRERARVDEASPAERAELVTGYWTRKEAVLKAVGVGLTMPMDQVVVSGPGAPPAVLSLGRRTGPPHAAALPTPESFTVLVADGPAGIQTAAASATGQPATLTVHSAAALLASPACG from the coding sequence ATGGGGCAGGATCGCCCGGTGCGGATCGACGAGGAACGGCACCGGCTGATCGACGCCGTCGAACGGCATCACGACGACCTCATGCGGGGGGCCGTCCGAGTCAGATCGCATCCGCTGCTGGACAGCGGGATCACCATGCAGCAGTTTCGGGTGCTGCTCTGCCTGGCGATCGAGGGAGGCGTCGCCGGGCACGCCCTGGCGGATCAGCTCGGCGTCAGCCTGGCCACCGCGACGGGCATGATCGACCGGCTGCTCGACAGGGGACTGGTCAGCCGGGTCACCGACACTCGGGACCGACGGGTCCGACGTTTGTCACTCACACCGGCAGGTGTCACCCTTCTGGACGAGATCGCCACTGCGGGCCGTGACCATCGTCAGGTTCTCCTCGCCCAGCTCTCCGTCGAGGAACTCCGTGCCGTCGAGCGGGGCGCGGCCGCCCTGCTCGCCGCCGCGGGCCGGGTCCCGCCGGACGCCGACCTGCCTCGAACCGCCCCCGCGCACCGGGGTGGCGGTCTGATCCGAGGGCGGCCGGAGCCGAGTTCGCCTCGGCACGGCGCCGTCGGAGTCGGCGTGCCCGCCCCCGCCGACGGCGAGGTGCAGCTCTGGTGGGCGACGACCGCCGATGTCGGCGCCACGGCGACCGGTCTGCTCGACGTCGAGGAGACCGGCCGGTATCACGCCCTGCGAAGAGCGGAGGATCGGCGGCGCTATCTCCTGGGCCGGGCGCTGGTCCGGACGCTGCTCGCCGTGCACACCGGCCTGCCCGCCGGGGAACTGCGCTTCGCCCGACACTGCGGACACTGCGGCGGTCCGCACGGCAAGCCCCGCGCCGTCGGGCCCGGGAGCGGACTGGAGTTCTCGCTGGCCTATGCGGGGGAGTGGGCGGTGGTCGCCCTGTCGACCTCGGCTCCGATCGGGATCGACGCCGAGCCCCCGAGGAGCGGGCGGCAGTGGGGGCCGCTGATGGACTCGGCGCTGGCGCCCCGGGAACGGGCCAGGGTCGACGAGGCGAGTCCTGCGGAGCGGGCTGAGCTGGTCACCGGGTACTGGACCCGGAAGGAGGCCGTCCTCAAGGCGGTGGGTGTGGGGCTGACGATGCCGATGGACCAGGTCGTGGTGAGCGGCCCCGGCGCCCCGCCCGCCGTCCTGAGTCTGGGCCGGAGAACAGGCCCGCCGCACGCCGCCGCGCTCCCGACTCCGGAGTCCTTCACCGTGCTGGTCGCCGACGGGCCCGCCGGGATTCAGACGGCGGCAGCCTCCGCGACCGGGCAGCCCGCGACGCTGACCGTCCACTCGGCGGCCGCCCTGCTCGCGTCTCCCGCCTGCGGCTGA
- a CDS encoding efflux RND transporter permease subunit, with amino-acid sequence MTWLARLSLANRALVALASVLILGFGVFATTSLRQELIPSMEIPVAAVVAPYPGAAPQVVEDQVTEPLETAATGVRGVVGTSATSSGGMSVVNVELEFGTDLSGAQTDLQQAVNRVANGLPDAVTPTVMTGSVDDLPVLQLSAASAADEQDAAALLRDEVVPLLEGVAGVREVSLTGVADQVVTIDVDSAALAAQGIPLPSVLQALQAAGASVPAGTLTQNGETLSVSVGAPVDTVADLPEIRLPLTDGGSARLADIAEVTSAPADATGYSRTDGLPSIGIGVTKTPEGNTVEISEQVRELLPEIERLLGESGQVTVVFDQAPFIEQSIHDLTVEGALGLVFAIVIILLFLLSLRSTLVTAVSIPMSVLIALISLYVTDYSLNILTLGALTAAVGRVVDDSIVVIENIKRHLGYGEPKRQAILTAVREVAGAITASTIATVAVFLPIAVVGGQVGELFRPFAVTVSVALLASLLVSLTIVPVLAYWFLKDRREAGEGEPDEAAIREKEERSPLQRTYLPVLRGALAHPVITLVIAVGLLGGTLALVPQLQTNFLGDSGQNTLSVRQELPPGASLETADAAARQVEDVLADTDSVEGYQASIGSQGGMAASFGMGGSSGTTTFSVTTDSEADQAAVQSELRERLAELSDAGEITVDAGGMGFGGASGLAVIVSGDDEADLADTATRVTELVADTPGATDVSNNLAVEAPSVEVTVDREAAAAIGMDEATVGPVVAGAMRGTPAGNLTLDGTRQDIVVRSGAAPADVAALREFPLGGGPAGAITLGDIATVEEVSEATSITRQDGQRSATVTASLAAEDLGSVNTELQTRIDELDVPPGIEVAIGGVSADQDEAFADLGLALLLAVAIVYVVMVATFRSLLQPLLLLVSIPFAATGALGLLVITGTPLGVPALIGMLMLIGIVVTNAIVLIDLVNQVRQQGRSVAESIIEGSRQRLRPILMTALATICALVPMSLGITGGGVFISQPLAIVVIGGLFSSTLLTLVLVPVLYSLTERARAAIGGRSRRSRTAAESAASPSAD; translated from the coding sequence GTGACCTGGCTTGCTCGCCTCAGCCTGGCCAACCGAGCCCTGGTCGCACTGGCATCGGTGCTCATCCTGGGCTTCGGCGTCTTCGCGACCACCTCACTCAGACAAGAGCTCATCCCTTCGATGGAGATCCCGGTCGCCGCCGTGGTCGCCCCGTACCCCGGCGCCGCACCCCAGGTGGTGGAGGACCAGGTCACCGAACCGCTGGAGACGGCGGCGACCGGCGTCCGAGGCGTGGTCGGCACGTCGGCGACCAGCAGCGGCGGAATGTCGGTGGTCAACGTCGAACTGGAGTTCGGCACCGACCTGAGCGGCGCCCAAACCGATCTCCAGCAGGCGGTGAACCGGGTCGCGAACGGACTTCCCGACGCGGTCACGCCGACCGTCATGACCGGCAGCGTCGACGACCTGCCGGTGCTCCAGCTCTCGGCCGCCTCGGCCGCCGACGAGCAGGACGCCGCCGCGCTGCTGCGCGACGAGGTCGTCCCGCTGCTGGAGGGCGTCGCCGGAGTCCGCGAGGTGAGTCTCACCGGTGTGGCCGATCAGGTGGTCACCATCGACGTGGACTCCGCCGCCCTGGCCGCACAGGGCATCCCACTGCCGTCGGTCCTCCAGGCCCTGCAGGCGGCGGGCGCGAGCGTGCCCGCCGGGACGCTCACCCAGAACGGCGAGACCCTCTCGGTGTCCGTGGGCGCACCCGTCGACACGGTGGCCGATCTACCGGAGATCCGACTTCCGCTGACGGACGGCGGCTCCGCGCGGCTGGCCGACATCGCCGAGGTGACCAGCGCCCCTGCGGACGCCACCGGCTACTCGCGCACCGACGGGCTGCCCAGCATCGGCATCGGCGTGACCAAGACGCCAGAGGGCAACACCGTCGAGATCTCCGAGCAGGTCCGCGAGCTGCTTCCCGAGATCGAGCGGCTGCTCGGCGAGTCCGGTCAGGTCACGGTCGTCTTCGACCAGGCGCCGTTCATCGAGCAGTCGATCCATGACCTCACGGTCGAAGGGGCCCTCGGCCTCGTCTTCGCCATCGTGATCATCCTGCTGTTCCTGCTCTCCCTGCGTTCGACGCTGGTCACCGCGGTGTCCATCCCGATGTCGGTGCTCATCGCCCTGATCAGCCTCTACGTCACCGACTACTCGCTGAACATCCTCACCCTCGGCGCGCTCACGGCGGCCGTCGGGCGGGTGGTGGACGACTCGATCGTCGTCATCGAGAACATCAAACGACATCTCGGCTACGGCGAGCCCAAACGGCAGGCGATCCTCACCGCAGTCCGTGAGGTGGCAGGCGCCATCACCGCGTCGACCATCGCCACCGTCGCGGTGTTCCTGCCGATCGCGGTGGTCGGCGGCCAGGTCGGCGAGCTGTTCCGGCCCTTCGCCGTCACCGTGTCCGTCGCGCTGCTCGCCTCGCTGCTGGTCTCGCTGACGATCGTGCCGGTGCTGGCGTACTGGTTCCTCAAGGACCGCCGCGAGGCAGGCGAGGGCGAGCCCGACGAGGCGGCCATCCGGGAGAAGGAGGAGCGCAGCCCGCTCCAGCGCACCTACCTACCGGTGCTGCGTGGTGCGCTGGCGCATCCGGTCATCACCCTCGTCATCGCCGTCGGACTGCTCGGTGGCACGCTAGCCCTGGTGCCGCAGCTCCAGACCAACTTCCTCGGCGACAGCGGTCAGAACACCCTGTCGGTCCGGCAGGAGCTGCCCCCCGGCGCGAGCCTGGAGACCGCCGACGCGGCGGCCCGGCAGGTGGAGGACGTGCTGGCCGACACCGACTCGGTCGAGGGGTATCAGGCCTCGATCGGCTCGCAGGGCGGCATGGCCGCCTCCTTCGGCATGGGCGGGTCCTCGGGAACCACGACCTTCTCCGTGACCACCGACTCCGAAGCCGATCAGGCGGCGGTGCAGTCCGAGCTGCGGGAGCGGCTGGCCGAGCTGTCGGACGCGGGCGAGATCACCGTCGACGCGGGCGGCATGGGCTTCGGCGGAGCGAGCGGGCTGGCGGTGATCGTCAGCGGCGACGACGAGGCCGACCTGGCCGACACCGCGACCCGGGTGACGGAGCTGGTCGCCGACACTCCCGGCGCCACCGACGTCAGCAACAACCTCGCCGTGGAGGCGCCCTCGGTCGAGGTGACCGTCGACCGGGAGGCCGCCGCAGCCATCGGCATGGATGAGGCGACGGTGGGCCCGGTGGTGGCGGGCGCGATGCGCGGCACGCCTGCGGGGAACCTGACACTCGACGGCACCCGACAGGACATCGTGGTGCGCAGCGGGGCGGCGCCTGCCGACGTGGCGGCGCTGCGCGAGTTCCCGCTGGGCGGCGGACCCGCCGGAGCGATCACGCTGGGCGACATCGCCACCGTGGAGGAGGTTTCCGAGGCCACCAGCATCACCCGTCAGGACGGACAGCGGAGTGCGACGGTGACCGCGAGCCTCGCGGCGGAGGACCTGGGCAGCGTCAACACCGAGTTGCAGACCCGGATCGACGAGCTCGACGTGCCACCCGGCATCGAGGTAGCGATCGGTGGTGTGAGCGCCGATCAGGACGAGGCCTTCGCCGATCTGGGCCTGGCGCTGCTGCTGGCCGTCGCCATCGTCTACGTGGTGATGGTCGCGACGTTCCGCAGCCTGCTCCAGCCGCTGCTGCTGCTGGTGTCCATCCCGTTCGCCGCGACCGGCGCGCTGGGCCTGCTGGTGATCACGGGCACTCCGCTCGGCGTCCCCGCGCTGATCGGGATGCTGATGCTGATCGGCATCGTCGTCACCAACGCCATCGTGTTGATCGACCTGGTCAACCAGGTCCGTCAACAGGGCCGATCCGTCGCCGAGTCGATCATCGAGGGCTCGCGGCAACGACTGCGGCCGATCCTGATGACGGCGCTGGCGACGATCTGCGCGCTGGTGCCGATGTCCCTGGGCATCACCGGCGGCGGGGTGTTCATCTCGCAGCCGCTGGCGATCGTCGTCATCGGTGGTCTGTTCTCCTCGACGCTGCTGACGCTGGTGCTGGTCCCGGTGCTGTACTCGCTCACCGAGCGGGCCAGGGCCGCGATCGGCGGCCGGTCCCGCAGGAGCAGGACCGCCGCCGAGAGTGCGGCGAGCCCGTCGGCGGACTGA
- a CDS encoding DUF4097 family beta strand repeat-containing protein, with the protein MITPRRRRLRTLLASGGALLGITVLSGCADVVDAADPEIRGFGPAAEHLVISVSDVEHLDVRSADVDEIEVTRWFAGSSFMGSTDAIWELDEDRLTLATDCSPFVIGRCDARYEVRVPSGVNVTIEGDSGEVSASGFDTDLTITTSSGRILIDDVGGALALSTESGELRGAGIRSSQADVTSASGEVELFFAEAPEELTTTAQSGEVTIVVPLAPYRVTTTTGSGNVTTQVPTDPNGPHSITVETDSGEITVTSVGS; encoded by the coding sequence GTGATCACGCCCCGTCGCCGCAGGCTCCGCACGCTGCTCGCCTCGGGCGGCGCGCTGCTGGGCATCACCGTCCTGTCCGGTTGCGCGGACGTCGTGGACGCGGCGGACCCCGAGATCCGAGGCTTCGGCCCGGCCGCCGAGCACCTCGTCATCTCCGTATCCGACGTCGAGCACCTGGATGTGCGGTCCGCCGACGTCGACGAGATCGAGGTGACGCGCTGGTTCGCGGGATCGTCGTTCATGGGCAGCACCGATGCGATCTGGGAACTCGACGAGGACAGGCTCACGCTGGCCACCGACTGCTCGCCCTTCGTCATCGGCCGGTGTGACGCCCGGTACGAGGTCCGGGTGCCCAGTGGGGTGAACGTGACGATCGAGGGCGACAGCGGGGAGGTCAGCGCGTCGGGCTTCGATACAGACCTGACGATCACCACCAGCAGCGGCCGAATCCTCATCGACGACGTCGGCGGGGCGCTCGCCCTGTCGACCGAGAGCGGCGAGCTGCGGGGCGCCGGAATCAGGTCGAGCCAGGCGGACGTGACCTCGGCGAGCGGTGAGGTCGAGCTGTTCTTCGCCGAGGCACCCGAGGAGCTGACGACGACGGCACAGAGCGGCGAGGTGACGATCGTGGTGCCCCTCGCCCCGTACCGGGTCACGACCACGACGGGCAGCGGCAACGTGACCACCCAGGTCCCGACCGACCCGAACGGACCGCACTCGATCACGGTGGAGACCGACAGCGGGGAGATCACGGTGACCTCCGTCGGCAGCTGA